The Candidatus Nanohalococcus occultus genome contains a region encoding:
- a CDS encoding DNA-directed RNA polymerase, protein MYKRLTVEDKVRVPPEHLGEEVEESVKAGLREEVEGTINEQLQGVVVGVETVNHVEGGTIEPEDAGVHYNVEYTAIVFTPELHEVVNGEVVDITGFGAFIRIGPFDGLCHVSQVMDQYVNHDEEAEMLVAEDSEFNLQVGDVVTARIIAVSLEKQETNKINLTMRQPGLGKDEWIEIYEEEQAEAEEEQEDE, encoded by the coding sequence ATGTACAAGAGGCTGACAGTAGAGGACAAGGTTCGAGTTCCCCCGGAACATCTCGGTGAGGAAGTCGAAGAAAGCGTAAAAGCAGGACTCCGAGAAGAGGTAGAAGGAACGATAAACGAGCAGCTTCAAGGGGTTGTTGTAGGAGTTGAAACCGTCAACCATGTAGAGGGCGGAACTATAGAGCCAGAAGACGCTGGCGTACACTACAACGTAGAGTATACTGCGATTGTTTTCACTCCAGAACTCCACGAAGTTGTAAACGGAGAAGTAGTAGATATTACAGGCTTCGGAGCATTCATCCGTATCGGACCGTTCGACGGACTATGCCACGTCAGCCAAGTAATGGACCAGTACGTCAACCATGATGAAGAAGCAGAGATGCTTGTAGCAGAGGACTCAGAGTTCAACCTACAGGTCGGAGACGTTGTAACCGCCAGGATCATCGCAGTCAGCCTTGAAAAACAGGAGACCAACAAGATCAACCTGACAATGAGACAGCCAGGTCTCGGTAAAGACGAATGGATCGAAATTTACGAAGAAGAACAGGCCGAAGCCGAAGAGGAACAAGAAGATGAGTGA
- the spt4 gene encoding transcription elongation factor subunit Spt4 codes for MSEKACKQCNRIVEDATECPVCKNNDLSSTWSGTVVIYNPEDSEIAEKLGVKTPGEYAIRVK; via the coding sequence ATGAGTGAAAAGGCTTGTAAGCAATGTAACAGAATCGTAGAGGACGCAACAGAGTGTCCTGTATGTAAGAACAACGATCTCTCCAGTACGTGGAGCGGAACAGTTGTAATCTACAACCCTGAAGACTCAGAGATAGCAGAAAAGCTAGGCGTCAAAACCCCTGGCGAGTACGCGATCAGAGTCAAATAA
- the rpmC gene encoding 50S ribosomal protein L29, whose product MAILRADDMRDMEDSELHEKMNDLQKELVEERGQIAVGGFAENPGRISEMRKTIARIQTVLNERN is encoded by the coding sequence ATGGCTATTCTACGTGCGGACGATATGAGAGACATGGAGGATTCGGAACTCCATGAGAAGATGAACGATCTACAGAAAGAGCTTGTAGAAGAGCGAGGGCAGATCGCTGTAGGAGGATTCGCAGAGAATCCTGGAAGAATCAGCGAGATGCGCAAAACCATCGCTCGAATCCAGACAGTTCTAAACGAGCGAAACTGA
- the yciH gene encoding stress response translation initiation inhibitor YciH: MPDVPDEFDPFDQVSKADQKIEVYIDTRSYNKEMTIISGFDENVDLDDLSSKLKTKVAAGGTVKDGNIELQGNHLHRIEDILAEEGFDNVEVQR, translated from the coding sequence ATGCCAGACGTACCAGACGAATTCGACCCGTTTGACCAAGTCTCGAAAGCAGATCAGAAGATAGAGGTCTACATCGACACTCGAAGCTACAACAAGGAGATGACTATTATCTCAGGTTTCGATGAGAACGTGGATCTCGATGACCTATCCTCCAAGCTGAAAACCAAGGTAGCAGCAGGGGGAACAGTCAAAGATGGAAACATCGAGCTACAAGGCAACCACCTACACCGTATTGAAGATATTCTAGCCGAGGAAGGCTTTGACAACGTAGAGGTTCAAAGATGA
- a CDS encoding translation initiation factor — translation MSVCPDCGMEKELCVCDSMAKAEQTITVKIDTRSYNKEMTIVEGFDNEVNLDTLSSKLKSKLACGGTAKDGHIELQGNHTHRIKDVLVKEGFERSAINVK, via the coding sequence ATGAGTGTATGCCCGGACTGCGGGATGGAAAAAGAACTCTGCGTATGTGACTCGATGGCGAAAGCCGAGCAGACAATCACCGTCAAGATCGATACCCGTAGCTACAACAAGGAGATGACGATTGTAGAAGGATTCGACAACGAAGTCAACCTTGATACACTTTCCTCCAAGCTGAAATCAAAACTGGCTTGCGGAGGAACCGCAAAGGACGGACACATCGAACTACAGGGCAACCACACTCACCGGATCAAAGACGTCTTGGTCAAAGAAGGCTTCGAACGCAGCGCAATCAACGTCAAGTAA
- a CDS encoding GNAT family N-acetyltransferase: protein MPGAVFLEGESINLRTVEEEDLETLRDIVNQRDVRRFIGHREPLNLEDEQDWFENYEGLVLTVCVDGEVVGNIALREKEPNVGEFGIMLDTEHHGNGYGTEAVELVIEHAFKQLNHHRVMARVVDTNEKSSRVWEKLGFTLEGAMREHVYMDGEFRDMKIYGLLREE from the coding sequence ATGCCTGGAGCAGTTTTTCTGGAAGGAGAAAGCATAAATCTTAGAACAGTCGAAGAAGAGGATTTAGAAACCCTTAGAGACATCGTAAACCAGCGGGATGTACGGCGTTTTATCGGACACCGCGAACCACTGAATCTGGAGGATGAACAGGACTGGTTCGAAAACTATGAAGGACTAGTACTTACAGTATGTGTAGACGGCGAGGTTGTTGGCAACATTGCCTTGAGGGAAAAGGAGCCGAATGTCGGAGAGTTCGGAATCATGCTTGACACCGAACATCATGGCAACGGATACGGAACCGAAGCCGTCGAACTAGTAATCGAGCATGCCTTCAAGCAGCTAAACCATCACAGAGTTATGGCGCGCGTGGTCGATACAAATGAAAAGTCTAGCAGAGTCTGGGAGAAACTAGGTTTTACTCTAGAAGGCGCTATGAGAGAGCATGTCTACATGGACGGAGAGTTCCGAGACATGAAGATCTACGGGCTTTTGAGAGAAGAGTGA
- the rpsQ gene encoding 30S ribosomal protein S17: MSNDYAEIAEQEDVSIRGGVFVGEVQSTKMQKSATVRWEYTEKIPKYERYERRNTKITAHVPEDIEVEEGDQVRVAETRPISKTKSHVIVETIEQ, translated from the coding sequence GTGAGCAATGATTACGCAGAAATAGCAGAACAAGAGGATGTCTCCATCAGAGGCGGAGTTTTTGTCGGAGAAGTACAGTCGACGAAAATGCAGAAATCCGCAACGGTAAGATGGGAATACACAGAAAAGATTCCAAAGTACGAGCGTTACGAGAGACGTAACACTAAGATAACGGCTCACGTACCGGAAGATATTGAAGTAGAGGAAGGCGACCAGGTCCGCGTTGCGGAAACCAGGCCAATCTCCAAGACAAAATCACATGTAATCGTTGAGACTATCGAGCAGTGA
- a CDS encoding uL14 family ribosomal protein encodes MKPLGSNITRTLDTGAELTCADNSGAKRLEIIGVKSRKGRRGRRVAAGVGDQVTVKILKGDQEVKHQVFDAVIVRQAKEYQRPNGTRVEFEDNAAVLVEEGVPKGNVTRGPIAKEVVRRFSAIGKIASQVV; translated from the coding sequence ATGAAGCCATTAGGTTCTAACATTACAAGGACTCTAGATACAGGTGCCGAACTAACTTGCGCAGATAACTCCGGAGCAAAAAGACTTGAGATCATCGGTGTCAAGTCCCGTAAAGGACGTAGAGGGCGCAGAGTAGCGGCAGGAGTCGGCGACCAGGTAACAGTGAAAATTCTGAAAGGAGATCAGGAGGTCAAGCACCAGGTCTTCGACGCCGTGATCGTACGTCAGGCAAAGGAGTACCAGCGTCCGAACGGAACACGTGTCGAGTTCGAGGACAACGCAGCAGTGCTTGTCGAGGAAGGAGTTCCTAAGGGAAACGTCACACGCGGACCTATCGCAAAAGAGGTAGTCCGACGATTCTCAGCGATCGGCAAGATCGCATCACAGGTAGTATAA
- the rplX gene encoding 50S ribosomal protein L24, with the protein MTDNWSKSWNNSQNPSKQRKYRRNAPQHVKRKLVSANVSKDLREDLGTRTIKLRTGDQIEVKRGDHRGETGIVNKVDYSSEKVYVNGITVERQNGTESQIPLRPSNLQVVAMNVDDDMRMEKFDITEDDFADIEVDEEEMEEALEEDDENEMMKQMQSGDSSIDMDEIDEDELEEIKDQVEEAEEEESEEDSESEEADETDYSGVVDNNIGDAKDALNEMENPDYEAALEAEKAGKNRKTFVDWLEGKVNQ; encoded by the coding sequence ATGACAGATAACTGGAGCAAGAGCTGGAACAACAGTCAGAACCCAAGTAAACAACGCAAATACAGAAGAAACGCACCTCAGCACGTCAAGAGGAAGCTGGTTTCGGCCAACGTTTCCAAGGATCTACGTGAAGATCTAGGAACCCGAACCATCAAGCTGAGAACCGGGGATCAGATCGAAGTTAAGCGCGGAGATCACAGAGGAGAAACCGGTATTGTAAACAAGGTAGATTATTCTAGCGAGAAAGTATACGTAAACGGCATCACAGTTGAACGCCAGAACGGTACAGAATCACAGATTCCTTTGAGACCTTCCAATCTTCAGGTCGTCGCAATGAACGTTGACGATGACATGAGAATGGAGAAATTCGACATCACCGAAGACGACTTCGCAGATATTGAAGTCGACGAAGAAGAGATGGAGGAAGCTCTCGAGGAAGACGATGAAAACGAAATGATGAAGCAGATGCAGTCAGGTGACTCATCGATCGACATGGACGAGATTGACGAAGACGAACTCGAAGAGATCAAAGACCAGGTCGAGGAAGCAGAAGAGGAAGAGTCTGAGGAAGATTCCGAATCCGAAGAAGCTGATGAGACAGACTACAGCGGTGTAGTCGATAACAACATCGGCGATGCGAAAGACGCATTGAACGAGATGGAGAACCCTGACTACGAGGCAGCTCTTGAAGCTGAGAAGGCAGGAAAGAACCGGAAAACATTCGTTGACTGGTTAGAAGGTAAGGTGAACCAATAA
- a CDS encoding KOW motif-containing protein has protein sequence MTHNKRLPAPKHYPINRKESSYVSEIKGSRSRDTAIPTVVFLREVTEYADNAKEATKIVKEGKILRNGDKLRDIKQGIGVLDVVQFPDTEESFRAVKQGKKLVFLPVTDGDKVAAKILDKSVEGDEFVYRLHNGENFRTEDEFSTGNTLVFNDSVKEVELAEGNQALVIEGSHAGEKAEIKEINRRGMKPDTATVESDREFETRLGNLVAVENLEVTR, from the coding sequence ATGACACATAACAAGAGACTTCCGGCTCCGAAGCATTATCCTATCAACAGGAAGGAATCGTCTTACGTCTCCGAGATCAAAGGATCTCGAAGCAGAGACACCGCGATCCCAACAGTAGTATTCTTGAGAGAAGTCACAGAGTACGCTGATAATGCGAAGGAAGCCACAAAGATCGTTAAAGAAGGTAAAATTTTGAGAAACGGAGACAAACTGAGAGACATCAAGCAGGGTATCGGCGTACTTGATGTAGTACAGTTCCCTGATACAGAGGAATCTTTCCGAGCTGTAAAGCAAGGTAAGAAACTTGTTTTCCTTCCGGTTACGGATGGAGACAAGGTGGCAGCCAAGATTCTCGACAAAAGCGTTGAAGGCGACGAGTTCGTTTACCGGCTTCACAACGGAGAGAACTTCCGGACAGAAGATGAGTTCTCAACAGGAAACACTCTTGTTTTCAACGACTCCGTCAAGGAAGTCGAGTTAGCTGAAGGAAATCAGGCTCTTGTAATCGAGGGATCTCACGCAGGAGAGAAGGCTGAGATCAAGGAAATCAATCGTAGAGGAATGAAGCCTGATACAGCAACAGTTGAATCGGACAGAGAGTTCGAGACAAGACTCGGAAACCTTGTAGCAGTTGAGAACCTAGAGGTGACCAGATAA
- a CDS encoding 50S ribosomal protein L5, which yields MNEMKQIEVSKVVVNIGEGQVGQGVENAVSLLKKLTGKEPVRTESKDESKSFGLREGLNIGAMVTLRGEEAREFLEKVAPAANEITDGSFDGNGNFGFGVSEYIDVPGVDYDSDIGMKGFEVAVSLERPGYRVKRRNHKPSKIGKQHKVSDQEAKEFVKTELTLEVTE from the coding sequence ATGAACGAGATGAAACAGATCGAAGTCAGCAAAGTAGTAGTAAACATTGGAGAAGGACAGGTAGGTCAGGGCGTAGAGAACGCAGTAAGCCTACTGAAGAAGCTTACAGGTAAAGAACCTGTTCGCACAGAGTCCAAGGATGAATCCAAGTCCTTCGGTCTAAGAGAAGGACTGAACATTGGAGCAATGGTAACTCTTCGAGGAGAAGAGGCAAGAGAGTTCCTCGAGAAAGTCGCTCCAGCAGCAAACGAGATTACAGATGGATCCTTTGATGGCAACGGGAACTTCGGTTTCGGAGTATCCGAGTACATCGATGTGCCAGGAGTCGATTACGACAGCGACATCGGCATGAAAGGATTCGAGGTAGCGGTAAGCCTGGAAAGACCGGGTTACAGAGTTAAGAGACGTAACCACAAGCCTTCCAAGATCGGAAAGCAGCACAAGGTATCCGATCAGGAAGCCAAGGAGTTCGTGAAAACCGAGCTGACACTAGAGGTGACCGAATAA
- a CDS encoding 30S ribosomal protein S14 — protein sequence MKFEKHNAPKNRDYGKSKKECRRCGRIGRGIISKYGLNYCRQCFREVAEDLGFEQLK from the coding sequence CTGAAGTTCGAGAAACATAATGCTCCGAAGAACAGAGATTACGGAAAATCCAAGAAAGAATGCAGAAGATGCGGAAGAATCGGACGCGGTATTATCTCCAAGTACGGACTTAACTACTGCCGACAGTGCTTCCGTGAAGTAGCCGAAGACCTCGGCTTTGAACAACTCAAGTGA
- a CDS encoding 30S ribosomal protein S8 — MQHDTLSDAISAINNAADIENNHATVSPATNLIKNVLIELQQEEYIGVFELIEDGKGGKFKVEVEDINQFEPVKPNFFVKADEYTKWEKRFLPAKNFGHLIVTTPKGVMTHREAKEEHVGGKLLGYVY; from the coding sequence ATGCAACACGATACACTTTCAGACGCGATCAGCGCGATCAACAACGCAGCAGATATAGAAAACAATCACGCAACAGTTTCACCAGCAACGAATCTGATCAAGAACGTGCTGATTGAACTACAGCAGGAAGAATACATCGGAGTTTTCGAGCTTATCGAAGACGGCAAAGGCGGAAAGTTCAAGGTAGAAGTGGAAGATATCAACCAGTTCGAACCTGTTAAACCGAACTTCTTTGTCAAGGCCGATGAGTACACAAAGTGGGAGAAAAGATTCCTACCGGCTAAGAACTTCGGACATCTGATCGTCACAACACCGAAAGGAGTTATGACACACAGAGAAGCCAAAGAAGAACACGTAGGAGGAAAGCTCCTGGGGTATGTTTACTGA
- the rplF gene encoding 50S ribosomal protein L6 — protein sequence MASAQLPEGFKASYEDGVLTVTDGDNEVTKKMEHALIEVEVSDDEVIFTALTSKRNVESITGTFKSHVENMVEGLEEAHVYELSGVYAHFPMTIKQQGDEIHLQNFMGERKDRVIDVMEGVEVEVDGDDLKLTGNDKDAVAQTAARIEQACHKGDRDPRSFQDGVYITKRGKKQ from the coding sequence ATGGCATCAGCACAGCTACCTGAAGGCTTCAAAGCAAGTTACGAAGACGGAGTTCTAACCGTAACCGACGGAGACAACGAAGTAACAAAGAAGATGGAGCATGCCCTCATCGAAGTAGAGGTAAGTGACGATGAAGTAATTTTCACAGCACTTACTTCGAAGAGAAACGTAGAGAGCATTACAGGAACTTTCAAGAGCCACGTAGAAAACATGGTAGAAGGACTTGAGGAAGCACACGTTTACGAGCTTTCAGGAGTCTACGCACACTTCCCTATGACAATCAAACAGCAGGGAGATGAGATTCATCTTCAGAACTTCATGGGAGAACGGAAGGACCGTGTTATCGATGTAATGGAAGGAGTCGAAGTCGAAGTAGACGGCGATGACCTGAAGCTTACAGGAAACGATAAGGACGCAGTAGCACAGACAGCAGCCCGTATCGAACAGGCCTGTCATAAAGGCGACCGTGATCCAAGAAGCTTCCAGGACGGAGTTTACATCACAAAGAGAGGTAAGAAACAATGA
- a CDS encoding 50S ribosomal protein L32e gives MSKDFKREDAHKHKRVSSGSWRSPNGTHSDIRREVKGAAPKPKAGRRTDKYVRGKHPSGYDEVLVNRPVELEDLDSETEAARIAGTVGGKKKAQILEKADELELKVLNRGDTDE, from the coding sequence ATGAGCAAGGATTTCAAAAGAGAAGACGCACACAAGCACAAGAGAGTTTCATCCGGTAGCTGGAGAAGCCCTAACGGAACTCACAGCGATATTCGCAGAGAGGTCAAAGGAGCAGCTCCAAAGCCTAAAGCAGGACGAAGAACTGACAAATATGTCAGAGGCAAACACCCATCGGGTTACGATGAAGTGCTTGTCAACCGACCCGTTGAACTAGAAGACCTAGACAGCGAAACTGAAGCAGCAAGAATCGCTGGAACAGTCGGTGGAAAGAAGAAAGCACAGATTCTCGAGAAAGCAGATGAACTCGAGTTAAAGGTACTAAACAGAGGAGATACAGATGAGTGA
- a CDS encoding 50S ribosomal protein L19e has translation MSDLKSQRRMAAEVLGVGKNRVWIDPEQEEKIEEAITRQDIRNLVESGAIDKRDVEGTSKGRSRKAKKQKQKGRRKGHGSRKGRKTARKSEKQDWMEKIRSIRKRLKEMRDEEEVTQEQYRKLYDMAKGGFFRDTKHLENHVANKLESVE, from the coding sequence ATGAGTGATCTAAAGAGCCAGAGAAGAATGGCAGCAGAAGTACTCGGCGTAGGAAAGAACCGTGTATGGATCGACCCTGAGCAGGAAGAGAAGATTGAAGAAGCAATCACACGTCAGGACATCCGCAACCTAGTTGAGAGCGGAGCGATCGACAAACGGGACGTTGAAGGTACTTCGAAAGGAAGAAGCAGAAAAGCTAAGAAGCAAAAGCAGAAAGGACGCCGTAAAGGACACGGTTCCCGTAAAGGACGGAAAACTGCTCGTAAATCAGAGAAACAGGACTGGATGGAAAAGATCCGTTCAATCCGTAAACGTCTCAAAGAGATGAGAGACGAGGAAGAAGTCACACAGGAACAGTACCGGAAGCTTTACGACATGGCTAAGGGAGGGTTCTTCCGTGACACAAAACACCTGGAAAACCACGTAGCCAACAAGCTAGAGAGTGTAGAATAA
- a CDS encoding 50S ribosomal protein L18 produces MADSSNYRVKKRRRRDQETDYQNRLSLLKNGKPRAVVRTSNQHTRVQISEFEREGDRNTAQTVSKQLEEFGWDHSTGNLPAAYLTGFLAGMKADTDKAVLDTGLRSIKAGGRTFAAVQGLNDAGVHVPVGEQMVPEEGRLHGEHIEEMKDVEISDDVESVKESIEGELQ; encoded by the coding sequence ATGGCAGATTCATCAAACTACAGAGTAAAGAAGAGAAGAAGACGAGATCAGGAAACAGACTACCAGAACAGGCTAAGCCTACTGAAGAATGGAAAGCCTCGAGCAGTAGTCAGAACCTCAAACCAGCATACTAGAGTTCAGATCTCCGAGTTCGAAAGAGAAGGAGACCGGAACACAGCACAGACAGTATCCAAGCAGCTAGAAGAGTTCGGCTGGGATCACAGCACAGGGAATCTTCCAGCAGCATACCTGACAGGATTCCTGGCAGGAATGAAGGCTGATACAGACAAAGCAGTGCTGGATACAGGGCTTCGAAGCATCAAGGCAGGCGGACGGACATTTGCCGCTGTACAGGGCCTGAACGATGCCGGAGTACACGTCCCTGTAGGAGAGCAGATGGTTCCTGAAGAGGGACGTCTTCACGGAGAACACATCGAAGAGATGAAGGACGTAGAGATCTCAGATGATGTAGAGTCCGTAAAGGAAAGTATCGAAGGTGAACTACAATGA
- the rpsE gene encoding 30S ribosomal protein S5, whose translation MSDRDEAEEVWNPKTKLGKKVANGQISNIKDAMNADQPIMEPEIVDQLINLNEEVILIGGTPGKGGGKRRTVSKRTARMHKSGARYNTKAMVVVGDKNNVVGLGYGEANDTRAAIESATREAKLNLIEVQHGSGSWEDQTEHTSSIPIESTAKVGSVQVSLKPAPKGTGLAASDDVKKLLELGGISDVWVQTQGKTQTRENLLKASFEALENINEVVK comes from the coding sequence ATGAGTGACAGAGACGAAGCAGAAGAAGTCTGGAATCCGAAGACCAAGCTAGGTAAGAAGGTCGCTAACGGACAGATTTCAAACATCAAGGACGCAATGAACGCAGATCAGCCAATCATGGAACCGGAAATCGTAGACCAGCTGATCAACCTGAACGAAGAGGTAATCCTGATCGGAGGAACACCAGGAAAGGGAGGAGGTAAGAGAAGAACCGTCTCCAAACGTACAGCACGGATGCACAAATCCGGCGCACGTTACAACACAAAGGCAATGGTTGTAGTAGGCGATAAGAACAACGTCGTAGGCCTTGGATACGGAGAGGCAAACGACACCCGTGCCGCAATCGAATCAGCTACACGTGAAGCCAAGCTGAACCTTATCGAGGTACAGCACGGCAGCGGAAGCTGGGAAGATCAGACAGAACACACAAGCTCAATTCCTATCGAGTCAACCGCAAAGGTTGGAAGCGTACAAGTAAGTCTGAAGCCAGCACCTAAAGGTACAGGACTGGCAGCAAGCGATGACGTCAAGAAACTCCTTGAACTAGGAGGAATCAGCGACGTCTGGGTACAGACACAGGGTAAGACACAGACAAGAGAAAACCTGTTGAAAGCTTCATTCGAAGCACTCGAGAACATCAACGAGGTAGTCAAGTAA
- a CDS encoding uL30 family ribosomal protein, with translation MLAAVRVRGQVDVKEDIEYTLDNLNLEKKNQLVVFDESDANEGMMNKVKDYITYGTVSEQLLEKLAEKKGSEVESGDAFSCRPPKKGYKGTRSQVGQGGSLGKREDMDELVQRMV, from the coding sequence ATGCTAGCAGCAGTAAGAGTACGAGGACAGGTAGACGTCAAGGAAGACATCGAGTACACACTCGACAATCTAAACCTAGAGAAAAAGAACCAGCTAGTAGTGTTCGACGAATCCGATGCCAACGAAGGCATGATGAACAAGGTCAAAGACTACATCACTTACGGAACAGTCAGCGAACAGCTACTTGAGAAACTGGCAGAGAAAAAAGGCTCGGAAGTAGAGTCCGGAGACGCATTCTCCTGTAGACCTCCTAAGAAAGGTTACAAGGGAACACGGTCTCAGGTCGGCCAGGGCGGATCACTAGGTAAAAGAGAAGACATGGACGAACTAGTCCAGAGGATGGTGTAA
- a CDS encoding uL15m family ribosomal protein, giving the protein MTKRRSKKNKSGSHGYGSSKKNRGAGNRGGRGNAGRGKKAKHKKMTKDGIHQLGEKGFNSRKDPQNGINLRDIDQRIEEFVEQGAAEEEDGEYVFYAEKAGYDKILGKGRLTRPVEVHAENFSSSAEEKIKDADGQAITEE; this is encoded by the coding sequence ATGACTAAGAGACGTTCCAAGAAGAACAAGTCCGGGAGCCATGGATACGGATCAAGCAAGAAGAACCGTGGAGCAGGAAACCGCGGAGGACGTGGCAACGCAGGACGCGGAAAGAAGGCAAAGCACAAGAAAATGACGAAAGACGGGATCCACCAGCTCGGTGAGAAAGGATTTAACTCCCGGAAAGACCCTCAGAACGGAATCAATCTCAGAGATATCGATCAGAGAATTGAAGAGTTCGTTGAACAGGGCGCAGCTGAAGAAGAGGACGGAGAGTACGTCTTCTACGCTGAGAAAGCAGGTTACGACAAGATTCTAGGTAAAGGACGCCTAACACGGCCTGTTGAAGTTCACGCTGAAAACTTCTCATCCTCCGCAGAGGAAAAGATTAAAGACGCGGACGGACAAGCCATAACTGAGGAGTAA
- the secY gene encoding preprotein translocase subunit SecY, which translates to MSSTLMKVAGFLPSVREPEKEQSLKEMLSWTGVVLLLYFILGSINIYGADSQAVAQALTQLETMQTILGAQIGTIITLGISPIVTSSIVLQMLVGSELLNWNTNTQQGKQKFQAAQKVLAYLLAVLTGFGYAMGVFGVGMNTPGTLAVVGSQIALGGMLIILMDDLVQKWGFGSGVGIFIAAGVSKAVYITAISPLAQGGSPAPLFWTVGGTPVGQIFKATQTTSLAGMFSEFLPVIMTAAVFLTVVYLQAMRVEIPLTLGNTRGFGQKWPLKFLYTSNMPVILIAAAVSNIRILGTTLTAAGSSSIFGTLSADGQFTSGLVSWLSPPTQIIDSLLTVGFTAITPIDIFHVIFYTAIYVVGSTVFSIFWMKTSGQDADSVAQQIHDTGMKVPGFRRDTRVIKKVLNRYIPGLTILSGAVVGLLAAVANMTGAAGGGTGILLTVMILYRLYEQLAQKHMEELHPALKDFMGAS; encoded by the coding sequence ATGTCTTCTACCCTGATGAAGGTAGCAGGTTTTCTACCATCAGTAAGAGAGCCTGAGAAAGAGCAGTCCCTGAAAGAAATGCTTTCATGGACCGGAGTAGTCCTACTGCTTTACTTCATCCTAGGGTCAATCAACATTTACGGAGCTGACAGCCAGGCGGTAGCCCAGGCGTTAACTCAGCTTGAAACTATGCAGACCATTTTAGGCGCACAGATCGGTACGATTATCACGCTCGGAATATCTCCTATCGTTACATCCTCGATTGTATTACAGATGCTTGTAGGATCTGAGCTACTTAACTGGAATACAAACACACAGCAAGGAAAACAGAAGTTCCAGGCAGCTCAGAAAGTACTAGCATACTTACTAGCAGTTCTAACCGGTTTCGGTTACGCAATGGGCGTATTCGGCGTAGGAATGAACACGCCAGGAACACTTGCCGTAGTAGGAAGCCAGATCGCTCTGGGAGGAATGCTGATCATCCTCATGGACGACCTAGTACAGAAATGGGGATTCGGATCAGGAGTAGGAATATTCATCGCAGCCGGAGTATCGAAAGCAGTATACATCACAGCTATCTCCCCTCTAGCACAGGGAGGCTCACCGGCACCGCTTTTCTGGACGGTAGGCGGAACACCTGTAGGACAGATATTCAAGGCAACACAGACCACAAGCCTAGCAGGAATGTTCTCAGAGTTCCTACCAGTAATAATGACAGCAGCAGTGTTCCTAACAGTAGTATATCTACAGGCAATGCGTGTTGAAATACCGTTAACGCTTGGAAACACCAGAGGTTTCGGGCAGAAATGGCCTCTGAAGTTCCTCTACACATCAAACATGCCTGTAATCCTGATCGCAGCCGCAGTTTCAAACATTAGAATACTAGGAACAACGCTGACAGCAGCAGGGTCATCATCAATCTTCGGAACCCTGAGTGCCGACGGACAGTTCACATCAGGACTTGTCTCATGGCTCAGCCCTCCGACACAGATAATCGACAGCCTGCTGACCGTGGGATTCACAGCGATCACACCGATAGATATCTTCCACGTAATATTTTACACAGCAATCTACGTGGTAGGATCGACAGTGTTCTCGATCTTCTGGATGAAGACATCCGGTCAGGATGCTGACTCGGTAGCCCAGCAGATCCACGACACCGGCATGAAGGTCCCAGGATTCCGCAGAGACACCCGTGTAATCAAGAAAGTCTTGAACCGTTACATCCCAGGACTGACAATTCTATCCGGAGCAGTAGTCGGACTACTGGCGGCAGTAGCCAACATGACCGGAGCAGCCGGAGGAGGAACAGGAATCTTGCTTACAGTCATGATCCTGTACAGACTGTACGAGCAGCTCGCTCAGAAACACATGGAAGAACTTCACCCAGCTCTCAAGGACTTCATGGGCGCATCGTAA